A section of the Streptomyces sp. NBC_01591 genome encodes:
- the ispG gene encoding flavodoxin-dependent (E)-4-hydroxy-3-methylbut-2-enyl-diphosphate synthase → MTAGEPVALGLPGLPARPLALRRPSRRIQVGSVAVGGDAPVSVQSMTTTRTSDIGTTLQQIAELTASGCQIVRVACPTQDDADALAVIAKKSQIPVIADIHFQPKYVFAAIDAGCAAVRVNPGNIKQFDDKVKEIARAAGDAGTPIRIGVNAGSLDARLLAKYGKATPEALVESALWEASLFEEHGFRDIKISVKHNDPVVMVNAYRQLAARCDYPLHLGVTEAGPAFQGTIKSAVAFGALLSEGIGDTIRVSLSAPPAEEVKVGIQILESLNLKQRRLEIVSCPSCGRAQVDVYKLADQVSAGLEGMEVPLRVAVMGCVVNGPGEAREADLGVASGNGKGQIFVKGEVIKTVPESKIVETLIEEALKIAEGMDGAGTPSGVPTVTVS, encoded by the coding sequence ATGACCGCTGGAGAACCGGTCGCACTGGGTCTCCCCGGGCTGCCGGCCCGGCCGCTCGCGCTGCGCCGCCCCTCGCGGCGCATCCAGGTCGGGTCGGTTGCGGTGGGCGGGGATGCGCCGGTGTCGGTGCAGTCGATGACCACGACGCGTACGTCGGACATCGGTACGACGTTGCAGCAGATCGCGGAGCTGACGGCGTCGGGCTGTCAGATCGTGCGGGTGGCGTGTCCGACGCAGGACGACGCGGACGCGTTGGCGGTGATCGCGAAGAAGTCGCAGATCCCGGTGATCGCGGATATTCATTTCCAGCCGAAGTATGTGTTCGCGGCGATCGATGCGGGCTGTGCGGCGGTGCGGGTGAATCCGGGGAACATCAAGCAGTTCGACGACAAGGTGAAGGAGATCGCGCGGGCGGCGGGGGATGCGGGGACGCCGATCCGGATCGGTGTGAACGCGGGTTCGCTGGATGCGCGGTTGCTGGCGAAGTACGGGAAGGCGACTCCTGAGGCGTTGGTGGAGTCGGCGTTGTGGGAGGCGTCGCTCTTCGAGGAGCACGGTTTCCGGGACATCAAGATCTCGGTGAAGCACAACGATCCGGTGGTGATGGTGAATGCGTACCGTCAGCTGGCGGCTCGTTGTGACTATCCGTTGCATCTGGGTGTGACGGAGGCGGGTCCGGCGTTCCAGGGGACGATCAAGTCGGCGGTGGCGTTCGGTGCGTTGCTGTCGGAGGGGATCGGGGACACGATCCGGGTGTCGTTGTCGGCGCCGCCGGCCGAGGAGGTCAAGGTCGGCATCCAGATCCTGGAGTCGCTGAATCTGAAGCAGCGGCGGCTGGAGATCGTGTCGTGTCCGTCGTGCGGGCGGGCGCAGGTGGATGTGTACAAGCTGGCGGATCAGGTGTCCGCGGGTCTTGAGGGCATGGAGGTTCCGTTGCGGGTGGCCGTGATGGGCTGTGTCGTCAATGGTCCGGGTGAGGCCCGTGAGGCGGATCTGGGTGTGGCGTCGGGGAACGGCAAGGGGCAGATCTTCGTGAAGGGCGAGGTCATCAAGACGGTGCCCGAGTCGAAGATCGTCGAGACGCTCATCGAAGAGGCCTTGAAGATCGCCGAGGGCATGGACGGGGCGGGGACGCCGTCGGGGGTTCCCACCGTCACCGTGAGCTGA
- the dxs gene encoding 1-deoxy-D-xylulose-5-phosphate synthase — protein MTILESIRGPHDLKALNEAQLDELAEDIRQFLIRGVARTGGHLGPNLGVVELSIALHRSFDSPADRILWDTGHQSYVHKLLTGRQDFSKLRGKGGLSGYPSREESAHDVIENSHASTVLGWADGIAKAHQVLGRSDHVVAVIGDGALTGGMAWEALNNIADARDRPLIIVVNDNERSYGPTIGGLANHLATLRTTDGYERFLSWGKDMLRQTPVIGQPLYESLHGAKKGFKDAFAPQGMFEDLGLKYVGPIDGHDIAAVESALHRAKRFHGPVLVHCLTEKGRGYPPALLDEADRFHTVGAMDPLTCAPLAPAGGPSWTSVFGDEIAAIGAERPDVVAITAAMLHPVGLTKFAEAFPDRVWDVGIAEQHAAVSAAGLATGGLHPVVAVYATFLNRAFDQLLMDVALHRCGVTFVLDRAGVTGPDGASHNGMWDMSVLQVVPGLRIAAPRDADELRAQLREAVAVDDAPTVIRFPKESVGEPVPATGRIGGMDVLHRADEPDVLLVAVGVLAPVCLKAADLLTGAGIRCTVVDPRWVKPVDEELPPLAARHRLVAVVEDNSRAGGVGSAVGQALRDAGVDVPLRTFGIPEQFLAHGKRAEVLADIGLTPVEIAGRISAALAAREAATRTEESGA, from the coding sequence GTGACGATTCTGGAGAGCATCCGGGGGCCGCACGATCTCAAGGCGCTGAACGAAGCACAACTCGACGAACTCGCCGAGGACATCAGGCAGTTCCTCATCCGAGGGGTGGCCAGGACCGGAGGGCATCTGGGGCCCAACCTCGGGGTGGTGGAGCTCTCCATCGCCCTGCACCGGTCCTTCGACTCGCCCGCCGACCGCATCCTCTGGGACACCGGACACCAGAGCTATGTGCACAAACTGCTCACCGGGCGGCAGGACTTCTCCAAGCTGCGCGGCAAAGGGGGCCTGTCCGGCTACCCGTCCCGCGAGGAGTCCGCGCACGACGTCATCGAGAACTCGCATGCCTCGACCGTCCTCGGCTGGGCCGACGGCATCGCCAAGGCCCATCAGGTGCTGGGGCGGAGCGACCACGTGGTGGCCGTCATCGGTGACGGGGCCCTCACCGGCGGGATGGCCTGGGAGGCGCTCAACAACATCGCGGACGCGCGCGACCGGCCGCTGATCATCGTGGTGAACGACAACGAGCGCTCCTACGGCCCGACCATCGGCGGCCTCGCCAACCACCTCGCCACCCTCCGGACCACCGACGGATACGAACGCTTCCTCTCCTGGGGCAAGGACATGCTCCGGCAGACGCCCGTCATCGGACAGCCGTTGTACGAGTCGCTGCACGGCGCGAAGAAGGGGTTCAAGGACGCCTTCGCCCCGCAGGGCATGTTCGAGGACCTCGGGCTCAAGTACGTCGGGCCGATCGACGGCCATGACATCGCGGCCGTCGAATCCGCCCTGCACCGGGCGAAACGCTTCCACGGCCCGGTGCTGGTGCACTGCCTCACCGAGAAGGGCCGCGGCTACCCGCCCGCGCTCCTGGACGAGGCCGACCGCTTCCACACCGTCGGCGCGATGGACCCGCTGACCTGCGCACCGCTCGCCCCGGCCGGCGGGCCCTCCTGGACCTCGGTGTTCGGGGACGAGATCGCCGCGATCGGCGCGGAGCGGCCGGACGTCGTGGCCATCACGGCGGCGATGCTGCACCCCGTCGGGCTGACGAAGTTCGCCGAGGCGTTCCCCGACCGGGTCTGGGACGTCGGCATCGCCGAGCAGCATGCCGCCGTATCCGCGGCGGGACTGGCCACCGGCGGCCTGCACCCGGTCGTCGCCGTCTACGCCACCTTCCTCAACCGGGCCTTCGACCAGCTCTTGATGGACGTCGCGCTGCACCGGTGCGGGGTGACCTTCGTACTCGACCGGGCCGGCGTCACCGGACCCGACGGGGCCTCGCACAACGGCATGTGGGACATGTCCGTGCTCCAGGTCGTCCCCGGGCTGCGGATCGCCGCCCCGCGCGACGCCGACGAACTCCGGGCCCAGCTCCGCGAGGCCGTCGCCGTCGACGACGCACCCACCGTGATCCGGTTCCCCAAGGAGTCGGTGGGGGAGCCGGTCCCGGCGACCGGCCGGATCGGTGGCATGGACGTGCTGCACCGGGCGGACGAACCCGATGTGCTGCTCGTGGCCGTCGGCGTGCTCGCCCCGGTCTGTCTGAAGGCCGCCGATCTGCTGACCGGGGCCGGCATCCGCTGCACCGTCGTCGACCCGCGCTGGGTCAAGCCGGTCGACGAGGAACTGCCCCCGCTCGCCGCACGGCACCGGCTGGTCGCCGTCGTCGAGGACAACAGCCGGGCAGGGGGCGTCGGTTCGGCGGTGGGGCAGGCGCTGCGGGACGCCGGGGTCGACGTACCGCTGCGCACGTTCGGCATCCCCGAGCAGTTCCTCGCGCACGGAAAGCGCGCCGAGGTGCTGGCCGACATCGGGCTCACGCCGGTCGAGATCGCCGGACGGATCAGCGCCGCACTGGCCGCCAGGGAGGCGGCGACAAGGACCGAGGAGAGCGGGGCATGA
- a CDS encoding aspartate aminotransferase family protein — translation MKDDGPKGFDLARLLAERGAERYELHTKYLNHQLPRMLHTIGFDKVYERAEGAHFWDADGNDYLDMLAGFGVMGLGRHHPVVRKALHDVLDASLADLTRFDCQPLPGLLAEKLLAHSPHLDRVFFGNSGTEAVETALKFARYATGRPRILYCTHAFHGLTTGSLSVNGEDGFRDGFAPLLPDTAIALGDLDTLRRELKRGDVAALVVEPIQGKGVHAAPPGFLREAQELLHKYKALLIADEVQTGLGRTGDFYAYQYEEGVEPDLVCVAKALSGGYVPVGATLGKDWIFRRVYSSMDRVLVHSASFGSNAQAMAAGLAVLAVMEDEETVAHARRTGELLRDRLTALVDRYELLHEVRGRGLMIGIEFGRPSSLKLRSRWTMLQAARKGLFAQMVVVPLLQKHRILTQVSGDHLEVIKLIPPLVIDEADVDRFVTAFTAVMDDAHSGGGLMWDFGRTLVKQAVANR, via the coding sequence ATGAAGGACGACGGGCCCAAGGGCTTCGACCTGGCGCGGCTCCTCGCGGAGCGCGGCGCCGAGCGCTACGAGCTGCACACCAAGTACCTCAATCACCAGCTGCCCCGGATGCTCCACACCATCGGCTTCGACAAGGTCTACGAACGGGCCGAGGGCGCACACTTCTGGGACGCGGACGGCAACGACTACCTCGACATGCTCGCCGGATTCGGCGTGATGGGCCTCGGCCGGCACCACCCCGTCGTACGCAAGGCCCTGCACGACGTCCTGGACGCCTCGCTCGCCGACCTCACCCGCTTCGACTGTCAGCCGCTGCCCGGACTGCTGGCCGAGAAGCTGCTCGCGCACAGCCCGCACCTGGACCGGGTCTTCTTCGGCAACAGCGGCACGGAAGCGGTCGAGACGGCCCTGAAGTTCGCCCGCTATGCCACCGGCAGGCCCAGGATCCTCTACTGCACCCACGCCTTCCACGGCCTGACGACCGGCTCCCTCTCGGTCAACGGGGAGGACGGCTTCCGGGACGGCTTCGCCCCCCTGCTGCCGGACACCGCCATCGCGCTCGGCGATCTCGACACACTGCGGCGCGAGCTGAAACGCGGTGACGTGGCGGCACTGGTCGTCGAGCCGATCCAGGGCAAGGGCGTCCACGCCGCGCCGCCCGGCTTCCTGCGGGAGGCGCAGGAACTGCTGCACAAGTACAAGGCCCTGCTCATCGCCGACGAGGTGCAGACCGGCCTCGGCAGGACCGGCGACTTCTACGCGTACCAGTACGAGGAGGGGGTGGAGCCCGATCTGGTCTGTGTCGCCAAGGCGCTCTCCGGCGGCTATGTGCCGGTCGGGGCGACTCTGGGCAAGGACTGGATCTTCCGACGCGTCTACTCGTCGATGGACCGGGTCCTGGTCCACTCCGCCAGCTTCGGCTCCAATGCCCAGGCGATGGCGGCCGGGCTCGCGGTCCTCGCGGTGATGGAGGACGAGGAGACCGTCGCCCACGCGCGCCGCACCGGTGAGCTGTTGCGTGACCGGCTGACCGCACTGGTCGACCGCTACGAGCTGCTGCACGAGGTGCGCGGGCGCGGGCTGATGATCGGCATCGAGTTCGGCCGGCCGTCGTCCCTCAAGCTGCGCAGCCGCTGGACCATGCTGCAGGCGGCCCGCAAGGGACTATTCGCGCAGATGGTGGTGGTGCCGCTGCTCCAGAAGCACCGCATCCTCACCCAGGTCTCGGGCGACCACCTGGAAGTGATCAAGCTGATTCCGCCGCTGGTGATCGACGAGGCGGACGTCGACCGGTTCGTCACGGCGTTCACCGCTGTGATGGATGACGCACACAGCGGCGGTGGGCTGATGTGGGACTTCGGCAGGACACTGGTGAAGCAGGCGGTCGCCAACCGCTGA
- a CDS encoding helix-turn-helix domain-containing protein translates to MNPPDGGAADELPGVAPRLRDLRRSRGLTLETAAQRAGLSPAHLSRLETGRRQPSLPMLLGLARIYGTTVSELLGETPPERDAIIRGGKFEGAEADGWMYRQAGGSGRAMQALRVRVPQAAQSDLVRVHPGEEWLYVLAGHLRVWLGDTVHDLAPGDSAHFDSLTPHRITAVDRDGAELLFVHTLLQSPAAELCLGSGIHRR, encoded by the coding sequence ATGAATCCTCCAGACGGAGGGGCGGCCGACGAGCTGCCCGGAGTCGCACCACGCCTGCGCGATCTGCGCCGGAGCCGTGGTCTCACGCTGGAGACCGCCGCTCAGCGGGCGGGGCTCTCGCCCGCCCATCTCTCCCGGCTCGAAACGGGCCGTCGCCAGCCTTCGCTGCCGATGCTCCTCGGTCTTGCCAGGATCTACGGTACGACGGTCTCCGAACTGCTCGGCGAGACACCCCCGGAACGTGATGCGATCATCCGCGGTGGGAAGTTCGAGGGAGCCGAGGCCGATGGCTGGATGTACCGGCAGGCCGGTGGTTCCGGCCGGGCCATGCAGGCGCTCCGCGTCCGGGTTCCGCAGGCCGCGCAGAGCGATCTCGTGCGCGTCCATCCCGGCGAGGAATGGCTGTACGTGCTCGCCGGACACCTCCGGGTCTGGCTCGGGGACACCGTGCACGACCTCGCCCCCGGTGACAGCGCGCACTTCGACTCGCTCACCCCGCACCGGATCACGGCCGTCGACCGCGACGGTGCCGAGCTGCTCTTCGTCCACACCCTGCTGCAGAGCCCCGCCGCCGAGCTGTGTCTCGGCAGCGGTATCCACCGTCGCTGA
- a CDS encoding DUF6126 family protein has product MSDSENFDPLGSRKNYEAQERKFPRGVVIRLFAYLIAGHIFAAFLYLLFAVAGKG; this is encoded by the coding sequence ATGTCCGATTCAGAGAACTTCGACCCGCTGGGGTCCAGGAAGAACTACGAGGCCCAGGAGCGGAAGTTTCCGCGCGGCGTGGTGATCCGGCTGTTCGCCTACCTCATCGCCGGACACATTTTCGCGGCCTTCCTCTACCTGCTCTTCGCGGTGGCCGGCAAGGGCTGA
- a CDS encoding tyrosine-protein phosphatase: MTQQLPQVPSTGPELAGVRNFRDVGGLPTVDGRRVRHGRLFRSGHLAHATAEDASFLGALGLHTVFDFRNAADRRLDGLDVELPGVRNVSIPLSDPADGSQFWHMVRNGDVEQLRSILGDGKGTNRMLASYRSIIRDRTAEHSRVLHALAEDSIPALMHCAAGKDRAGLSIAVSLLAVGVEREAIEADYLKSNDAHRRYKVQRSGTSADGMSAEVTELLNPLFGAHAEYLTTAFATIDETWGSTERYFSEGLKLAPETRERLRDRLLDEA; the protein is encoded by the coding sequence GTGACGCAGCAGTTGCCGCAGGTCCCGTCGACGGGACCCGAGCTGGCGGGTGTCCGCAACTTCCGCGACGTGGGCGGGCTGCCCACCGTGGACGGCCGACGGGTGCGGCACGGGCGGCTCTTCCGCAGTGGCCACCTCGCACACGCCACCGCCGAGGACGCCTCTTTCCTCGGCGCCCTCGGTCTGCACACGGTCTTCGACTTCCGCAACGCGGCCGACCGCCGGCTCGACGGGCTGGACGTGGAGCTGCCGGGTGTACGGAATGTGAGCATCCCGCTCTCCGACCCGGCGGACGGCTCGCAGTTCTGGCACATGGTCCGCAACGGCGATGTCGAGCAGCTGCGCTCGATCCTCGGCGACGGCAAGGGGACGAACCGGATGCTCGCCTCGTACCGCTCGATCATCCGGGACCGCACCGCCGAGCACAGCCGGGTGCTGCACGCCCTGGCCGAGGACAGCATTCCCGCCCTGATGCACTGCGCGGCGGGCAAGGACCGGGCCGGGCTGTCGATCGCGGTGTCACTGCTCGCCGTCGGCGTCGAGCGCGAAGCCATCGAGGCCGACTACCTGAAGTCCAACGACGCCCACCGCCGCTACAAGGTGCAGCGCAGCGGCACCTCGGCGGACGGCATGTCGGCCGAGGTGACGGAACTGCTGAACCCGCTCTTCGGTGCCCATGCCGAGTACCTCACCACGGCGTTCGCCACCATCGACGAGACTTGGGGCAGCACGGAGCGCTACTTCTCCGAGGGCCTGAAACTCGCCCCCGAGACCCGTGAACGGCTGCGTGACCGGCTCCTCGACGAGGCGTAG
- a CDS encoding alpha-galactosidase — MIETGNTGRTWLLTGASSSYALRLTEQDELIHLHWGPRITLAAAEALAAAPELPFRGFESHLDGREEYPVEGGPRFVRPALSVRTPEVRGTEWAFGAAVVDGDELRIGFTDPVHRLALTLHYRMRDDSDVVERWATVAHAGPDGPPLELLRADAAAWSLPARDGWRLSRLHGRWAAESRIARAELTYGESVISSRRGHTGHQYLPWVALDADGVATEESGEVYGCALGWSGSWRISVQRLPDGLVQITGGAGYDDSGLLRLAPGESYATPVFAGLWSGQGFGGASRAWHAWQLAHVIPDAENLRPVLYNSWEATGFDISMEQQRALAERAAAMGVELFVVDDAWFGQRTSDRAGLGDWTPNPDRFPGGLKPLADEVHGLGMQFGIWVEPEMVNADSDLYRAHPDWVQHFPGRARTEYRNQLVLNLARPDVQEYLWEQLDTLLSETPVDYVKWDFNRCFTDAGWPGEEYPQKLWVEHVDALYALIDRLRAAHPSVAFESCSGGGGRIDLGILSRTDQVWTSDNTDPLDRLAIQEGFGHIHPARVMAAWVTDSPNHQLNGRVSSLRFRFVSAMAGVLGVGGDLTEWSEEELAEARTWVDLYKEIRPVVQQGALYRLREPRGGLSAVQYVHGVETVVLMWLEAQRYGERPPALRLRGLDPAATYTCLDTGAVHHGSVLLHQGLHTGLRGDLDARVLRLRRG; from the coding sequence ATGATCGAGACGGGCAACACCGGCCGGACCTGGCTGCTCACCGGGGCGAGCAGCAGCTACGCACTGCGACTGACCGAGCAGGACGAGCTGATCCATCTGCACTGGGGGCCGAGGATCACCCTCGCCGCGGCCGAGGCGCTGGCCGCGGCACCGGAGCTGCCCTTCAGGGGCTTCGAGTCCCACCTCGACGGCCGGGAGGAATATCCGGTGGAGGGCGGCCCCAGGTTCGTCCGCCCGGCGCTCTCGGTGCGTACCCCCGAGGTTCGCGGCACCGAGTGGGCCTTCGGTGCCGCCGTGGTGGACGGGGACGAACTGCGTATCGGCTTCACCGACCCCGTGCACCGGCTCGCCCTCACCCTGCACTACCGGATGCGGGACGACTCCGATGTCGTGGAGCGCTGGGCCACCGTCGCCCACGCCGGACCGGACGGCCCGCCGCTGGAACTGCTCCGCGCCGACGCGGCCGCCTGGTCGCTGCCCGCCCGCGACGGCTGGCGGCTGAGCCGGCTGCACGGCCGCTGGGCGGCGGAGTCGCGGATCGCGCGGGCGGAGCTGACCTACGGCGAGAGCGTCATCTCCAGCAGGCGGGGCCACACCGGCCACCAGTACCTGCCGTGGGTCGCGCTGGATGCCGACGGTGTGGCCACCGAGGAGAGCGGAGAGGTGTACGGCTGCGCACTCGGCTGGTCCGGGTCGTGGCGGATCTCCGTGCAGCGGCTGCCCGACGGGCTCGTGCAGATCACCGGCGGCGCCGGCTACGACGACTCCGGACTGCTGCGGCTCGCACCGGGGGAGTCGTACGCCACTCCCGTGTTCGCCGGCCTGTGGAGCGGCCAGGGGTTCGGCGGGGCGAGCCGTGCCTGGCATGCCTGGCAGCTGGCCCATGTGATCCCGGACGCGGAGAACCTGCGGCCGGTGCTCTACAACTCCTGGGAGGCCACGGGCTTCGACATCTCCATGGAGCAGCAGCGCGCCCTCGCCGAGCGCGCCGCAGCGATGGGTGTCGAGTTGTTCGTCGTGGACGACGCGTGGTTCGGGCAGCGGACCAGTGACCGGGCCGGGCTCGGCGACTGGACGCCCAATCCGGACCGCTTCCCGGGCGGGCTGAAGCCGCTCGCCGACGAAGTGCACGGGCTCGGCATGCAGTTCGGCATCTGGGTCGAGCCGGAAATGGTCAATGCCGACAGTGATCTCTATCGCGCGCACCCCGACTGGGTGCAGCACTTCCCCGGGCGGGCGCGGACGGAGTACCGCAACCAGCTGGTGCTCAATCTGGCCCGCCCCGATGTGCAGGAATATCTCTGGGAACAGCTGGACACGCTGCTCTCCGAGACGCCCGTCGACTATGTGAAATGGGATTTCAACCGCTGCTTCACCGATGCCGGCTGGCCGGGCGAGGAGTACCCGCAGAAACTCTGGGTCGAGCATGTGGACGCTCTGTACGCACTGATCGACCGGCTCAGGGCCGCGCACCCCTCGGTCGCGTTCGAGTCCTGCTCGGGCGGCGGCGGCCGGATCGACCTGGGGATCCTGTCCCGTACGGACCAGGTGTGGACCTCCGACAACACCGACCCGCTCGACCGTCTCGCCATCCAGGAGGGCTTCGGGCACATCCATCCGGCCCGGGTGATGGCCGCCTGGGTCACCGACAGCCCGAACCACCAGCTCAACGGCAGGGTGAGCTCGCTGCGCTTCCGTTTCGTGAGTGCGATGGCCGGTGTGCTCGGGGTCGGCGGGGACCTCACCGAATGGAGCGAGGAGGAGCTGGCCGAGGCTCGGACCTGGGTGGACCTCTACAAGGAGATCCGTCCGGTCGTGCAGCAGGGAGCGCTGTACCGGCTGCGTGAGCCGCGCGGTGGACTGAGCGCGGTCCAGTACGTCCACGGGGTGGAGACCGTGGTCCTGATGTGGCTGGAGGCGCAGCGATACGGGGAGCGGCCCCCGGCCCTGCGGCTGCGCGGGCTCGACCCCGCGGCGACGTACACCTGCCTGGACACGGGGGCGGTGCACCACGGTTCGGTACTGCTGCATCAGGGGCTGCACACCGGACTCCGGGGGGATCTCGACGCGCGGGTGCTGAGGCTGCGGCGGGGGTGA
- a CDS encoding M23 family metallopeptidase — protein sequence MPISGKHRRPKISTIARGVAAASAGGAVVALPLLGATGAHAAEQAAPAAAPQSAAATMHAAPVAQKKAATTTTTYSVVSGDYLSKIAAEHKVKGGWQKLYQDNRKVVGEDPSLIFPGMKLTLGSKASGNAAPTGAGTGSALPSKVATAPSTAAEKSAPAKSSAAPESKAPASAPAAQSNGSGYVHPVPGNHTTNYRASGSNWSSGSHSGIDFPVATGTSVKSITSGTVVAAGWGGAYGNQVVIKHADGRYSQYGHLSSASVSVGQAVSAGQQIGLSGSTGNSTGPHLHFEVRTGPAYGSDIDPIAYLASHGIYV from the coding sequence ATGCCCATATCGGGTAAGCACCGTCGTCCGAAGATCAGCACCATCGCCCGTGGCGTCGCCGCGGCAAGCGCCGGCGGCGCCGTCGTCGCACTGCCGCTGCTCGGTGCCACCGGTGCCCACGCCGCGGAGCAGGCCGCCCCGGCCGCCGCGCCGCAGTCGGCCGCCGCCACCATGCACGCCGCGCCGGTCGCGCAGAAGAAGGCAGCCACCACGACCACGACGTACTCCGTCGTCTCCGGCGACTACCTGTCGAAGATCGCCGCCGAGCACAAGGTCAAGGGCGGCTGGCAGAAGCTGTACCAGGACAACCGCAAGGTCGTCGGCGAGGACCCCAGCCTGATCTTCCCGGGCATGAAGCTGACCCTCGGCTCCAAGGCCTCCGGCAACGCCGCGCCCACCGGCGCCGGCACCGGCTCGGCCCTCCCGTCGAAGGTGGCCACAGCGCCCTCGACGGCCGCGGAGAAGTCCGCCCCGGCCAAGTCCTCGGCCGCCCCGGAGTCCAAGGCCCCGGCCTCCGCCCCGGCCGCCCAGAGCAACGGCTCCGGCTACGTCCACCCGGTCCCCGGCAACCACACCACCAACTACCGCGCCTCCGGCTCCAACTGGTCCAGCGGCAGCCACTCCGGGATCGACTTCCCGGTCGCCACCGGCACCAGCGTGAAGTCCATCACCTCCGGCACCGTCGTCGCCGCCGGCTGGGGCGGCGCGTACGGCAACCAGGTCGTCATCAAGCACGCCGACGGCCGCTACTCGCAGTACGGCCACCTGTCCTCCGCCTCCGTCTCGGTGGGCCAGGCCGTGAGCGCCGGTCAGCAGATCGGCCTCTCCGGCTCCACCGGCAACTCCACCGGTCCGCACCTTCACTTCGAGGTCCGCACGGGCCCGGCCTACGGCTCGGACATCGACCCGATCGCCTACCTGGCCTCGCACGGCATCTACGTCTGA
- a CDS encoding SGNH/GDSL hydrolase family protein yields MADDSRKNQRGVNNRQGVIGSYAAIGDSFTEGVGDPGPDGTFVGWADRFAVLLADQLPDPDAATETEGSVHGNFRYANLAVRGRLLDQIVEEQVPRAKELAPDLVSFCAGGNDIIRPGTDPDDVAERFERAVAELTQAVGTVMVTTGFDTRGIPVLRHLRGKIATYTAHVRAIADRYDCPVLDLWSLRSVQDRRAWDDDRLHLSPEGHTRVALRAAQVLGIDVPADPDQEWPPQAQRGTLEVRRDDIHWAREYLVPWIGRRLRGESSGDHVEAKRPDLLPL; encoded by the coding sequence GTGGCAGACGATTCGAGAAAAAATCAACGTGGCGTCAACAACCGACAGGGCGTCATCGGGTCGTACGCGGCGATTGGCGACAGTTTCACCGAGGGAGTCGGCGACCCCGGCCCGGACGGGACCTTCGTCGGCTGGGCGGACCGTTTCGCGGTACTTCTCGCGGACCAGCTCCCGGACCCCGATGCGGCGACGGAGACCGAAGGTTCCGTGCACGGGAATTTCAGGTACGCCAATCTCGCCGTACGCGGACGCCTCCTCGACCAGATCGTCGAGGAGCAGGTGCCGCGCGCCAAGGAGCTCGCACCCGACCTGGTGAGCTTCTGTGCGGGCGGCAACGACATCATCCGGCCGGGCACCGACCCCGACGACGTGGCCGAGCGCTTCGAGCGCGCCGTTGCCGAACTGACCCAAGCGGTCGGCACGGTCATGGTCACCACCGGCTTCGACACCCGTGGCATTCCCGTGCTGCGCCATCTGCGCGGCAAGATCGCCACCTACACCGCCCATGTGAGGGCCATCGCCGACCGCTACGACTGCCCGGTCCTGGACCTGTGGTCGCTGCGGTCCGTCCAGGACAGGCGCGCCTGGGACGACGACCGGCTCCACCTGTCGCCCGAGGGACACACCAGGGTCGCGCTGCGCGCCGCACAGGTACTCGGCATCGACGTGCCGGCCGACCCCGACCAGGAATGGCCCCCGCAGGCACAGCGCGGCACCCTCGAAGTGCGGCGCGACGACATCCACTGGGCGCGCGAGTACCTGGTGCCGTGGATCGGCCGACGGCTGCGCGGCGAGTCCTCGGGCGACCACGTCGAAGCCAAGCGGCCGGATCTCCTGCCGCTCTAG